The window CTACCCACGTAGGCATTATTAATTTTGGCGAACTGCTTTTTCAGGGAGAAATAAAAGAACTGCAATCTATCAGTCAGCCAATGGTGTTAATAGAGACCGATAATACGGTTGATGCCGCTAACCTGCTTACCAAAAACGGGTACAATGTAGTTGAGGTTAAGAACGATCATTTAACGGTTACTTATCAATCAAAAGAAAAATCGGCACAGATAAATTCCCTGCTTATTCAAAATGCTTATCCGGTTTATAGCCTGCATAAAGTACAAAAAGACCTGGAAAAACTATTTTTAGATATTACCCAAAAGCCAGCCAACTAATGAAAGGGTTTATATTATCATTACAATCCGAGTTTTATAAAAGCCGTAAAACGCTTGGGTTTTGGTCGGCCATAATTTTGCCGGTGTTGATCAGCTTATTGATATTTCTGGTGATGTATAACAACGCACCCAAATTATCGCGACTGCCGGGTATGATGTTGTGGAGGGCCTATTCAGGGGCCATTATCAATGTTATGGGTATTTTGCTGCCATTTTTTGTGATCTTTATTGCTTACTCTATTAACAGCATCGAACATAAGGCCGACACATGGAAAACGCTTTTCAGCTTACCTATCTCCAAATGGGCTATTTATGCAGCTAAATACTTTTATACCGTTTTCCTAATTTTTGTTTGCCTGTTGCTTTTCCTGCTGTTTACCATTGGGACGGGAGATTTATTAGGCATGATGAAACCCGAATTGCGCTTTGCCGATTTTCATATGGAATGGGCGCTGGCACAAGTTTTCTTTAAACTGTTCCTGGCATCGTTAGGTATTTTATCTATCCAGTTTTTACTTAGTTTAGTATGGGCCGATTTTTTAAAGCCTATGGGGATAGGGTTTGTATGCACCATATCAGGCATGTTTATGGCCGGGCTTGATTGGCAATATGCTTATCTTTTACCTTATTCGCACCCAATGTCGGCACTTAAAAGTATGATGCCGCACGTAAAAGGGAAAGGCCCCAGCTTAAAAGCCGAATACATTGTAGAAATATTCACCAAAGAATTATATGTTGGCCTGGTAGTGGCCGTAATAGTTTTTATAACCGGTTATTATATTGTGCAACGAAAAAGCGTAAAGTAATAATTACCCTAACCAATCACGTATCACCATAAATTACACATCTTCCAGCAATATATCGCCCAGTCTTGAAATTCTTATACCATTTGTAGTAGTGGCCAGGGCGCAACCAATGCCAATTATAGATGCAGGCATATATGCTGGAACGTTGGCCTTGTAAATAAGTATGAAGCCCAAAATGGCCATCAGGCACATCCAAATGCCTAATATGTTATAAAAACTGCGGTTATATAACCTGGCCAAGGGAAAAAAATGCAACCCCACAATTAATGCGAAAAACGGCATGAATAAATTATCGTGACCGGTATTTAGCAGGACGTTCTTCATCACAAAAATGGCGATCCCTTCGGCAGCCAGTATGTAGTAGAATTTTTTGTCGCGCTTTTTTGCTGCTGTATCTTCAACAATTTGTTCCGTGGGAATAGATTTTGCAGCCTTAGTAAGTTTATTATAACTGATGAAAAAATATAAAATAATAACTCCGAATACGCCCGATGTTGCCCATTGATCGCGTCCCATTAAATTAGCCTCGGCAATAATTATCCATATGGTGGTAAAGACAGCCATTAAAAATAATCCGCTTGAAAGGTCTTCAAGCTGCTTTTTGGTTGGAGGGTTTGTGCTCATAACTGGTTGCATTGAAGGTAAAAGAAAGAGCGTTATATAATTTAAATATAACGCTCTTTCTTTAAATATGCAATAGTCTGATAAGCACTTATTTACCTCACCGGCTTAGGGTATATTGGCAAACTTTCATGGCCTTCGGCATCTACTGATTGCACAGCGAAAAAGTAGTTGTCTTTTGAATAATCCAGCGTCACTTCGTTGCCTGTAACATAAAACTTTTTTTCCCAATAAGGGTTGATGGTTTCGCGCATTAGGATGTAATAGCCCGCTGGTTTTTTACCTTGTTTTGGCGCTTCCCATTTTAGGGTAGTATTATTGGTTAACCCGGATGTAGTAACACCTACATTCGCCGGCGCAGCTGGTGCAGATGCCAGGTTGGCCAGTACAGAAAGGTTAGCCCGGGCTACTTTTTGTATGTAGTTATAATCGGCAAACTCAGGTAAATCGCCGTATACTATCCCCTTTTCGGTGCGCAGGTCCTGATGCTGGTGGGTGAAATCCTCGTTCATTTCGGTAAAGCGGATAGCGGTAAAGCCTTGTTGCTGGAACGAAGTATGGTCGCCGCCACGCAGAAAGCGGTCGCGGCGATAAATGAGTTTAATATCCAACTGATCGACATAACGTTCAGCAGTTTCTTTAATATACCGGGCTAATTCGCGCGATGGGCTGTCGTTCTCGCCACCGTTATTAATAAGGCTTGTAATGGCTGCATTAGCGCGGCGCAAGGCCAGGCTATCCATACCCCGGCCAGCACCATCAATAGTAGGAATACCCTCGCTAAAAACGCGCAGGTGCGTGTTGTCTTTCAGGTCGTTATCCTGGCCATGGGTATTGCCAACAATGTCGTTGTTCAACATAGCATCCACATTCCATTTTTCATCTTTAGCACGTTTGGCCATATGGGCCGATCCATTCAACCCCTGCTCTTCGCCAGGAACAGCCATAAAAATAATAGTAGCGGGGAACGCACGTTTAGCCATTACCCTGCAAATTTCCATCGATACTGCAGTGCCCGAGGCATCATCAACCGCGCCGGGTTCAACTGCGTTGGCATTCATCACATCGGTTACGCGCGAATCATAATGGCCAGATACTACATAAATACGGGTATCTGTAGGGTCGGTACCTTTCAATATAGCCAGCACGTTTTTCAGCACGGTTGGTTTATCAACACGTATGCTTACTGGTTGGGTGAAAGCGTCAAATTCCACTTTCATGCGCCCGCCCGATGCAGCGGCGTACTTTTCCATTTCGCTTTTTATCCAGTTACGTGCCGCACCAATGCCTTCGGTTTTGCTGGTAGTATCGCTTAAGGTGTTGCGGGTTTTAAAGCTCACCAGTTTGCGTACAATGGCCTCAATGTTTTGCGATGATACCTCGTCGCACATTTGTTTAATGCCCGCGTCCTGCCTGATGGTAGTTTGCGCCACGGCGGATTTACCGAGGCCAATTGCTACCAGGGGTAATAAGAGTAAAAGTTTATGTTTCATATTTTTTAGTTTGTCGTGGTTAATGTATTGTCATTGCGAGGAGCGGAGCGACGTGGTAATCTCGTAGTTCGCAAATTAAGTTACGAGATTGCCGCGCTGTCGCTCGCAATGACAAATTGGTTTTTATAACTAACCTCTAATCTCTATCCCCTTCTTCTCCCTCTGCCAGTTCCAGCATACTACCCGGTTGTTCAAAATTACTGCGTACAAAGTGGCACCAGTCGCATTCCTTTTTTCCGCAGCCGGTAGCAAAATTGTGCGCCATAATTTTTTGATAGGTTTCGGTAATTTGAGCTGTTACATCTTCTATATCCTGCGGTGTTATAATCACTTTTTCCTTATGATATTCGCCTTCGGCAATAGGCTCTACAAAATCAAATACGGTGCTTACTACCTGCCAGTCTTTGGTACGGTCGTTATCTATCAATAACTTATAAAACACCGCCTGGCGCCAGTAATCACCACCGTTTGACATGTCATCGCCGGGACGCAAAAATTTGTCTTTAGCGTTTTTAAGTTTGCCTGTTTTGTAATCCACTATCGTCACGTCCTTACCGTGAAACTCTACCTTATCCAAATTTCCTTTTACCGGTACACCCGCTATCTCCAGGTTTTTAACAGGCAGTTCAACCAGTGTTATTTTATTCCAGTAAGGGATATTCAAGTTATAATACGCGGGCAATATCTTATCGCCGTAATCCAAACGGCGTTTAAATTCTTCTTTGGTAAAAGCATCACGGTTACGGTAAATGTAGTTGCGGAAATCCTGCATAAATTCATCAACCGGCGGGAATTCGTCCTCTTTATCCTTTACTTTGCGAAAAGCCCGTTTCAAAGCATCGTGTACTGCTGAACCAAATGTGGCAGCGGGGCTTTTACCTGACGGTACCCTGATCAGGCACTGGAAGTAGAACTTTAGCGGGCAATCTAAATAATTGTTTAAGTGGGTTACCGATAGCGTATAGTTTTGTAATAGCTGATTAATATAACTGGTATCCAGCAGCTGTACTTTTGGCTTATCAGCTTCGGTGAACTGGGTAAGATAAAAATCGACCATATCATCAGGCTGTATCTTCGGATACTCAACCTTAAGGTGGGTGGTTGCCAGTATTTCGCCAATAAATTGCGATGCTTCCTGGTCTTTTTCCTTTTTATCTTTAGCCGAATAAGATACCATAAGGCATTGTTTTGCCCGGGTAAGCGATACGTAAAACAAGCGCCGTGCTTCTTCTTTCTCGGCAATATCATTAGCGGGCGCCTGCATTAAAGTATCGGGGTAACTAAAGCCGGTGTTGCGGCCTTTGCTATCCCATATTTTTTTGTTGCAGCCAATCATAAACACGTGCTCAAACTCCAATCCTTTTGAACCGTGGGCGGTTAGGAAGTTTACGCCATTGTCTGAATAGATCAATTGGTGCAGGTCCAGCCGGATGCCGTTCTTCTTCATCAGGTCGATAATACCTATAAATTCGGACAGTTTGATCTCAGGGTTTTTTCGGCTTTCGCCTTTCAGAAAATCGAAGAAATTAGTGAGCATTTGCATGAACTTGCCTTTATCCGGCTGCTTCATGATGTATTTTAACACTCCCATTTTGTTGATCACCTGCTGGAAGAACTCCTGTAGGGTGACACTTACCGAATCTTTTAACAGATCATCAATATAGCGCATAAGGTATTTGATCTCCTGGTTGGGGGGCGCATCAAACATGCCTATTTGCGATGGCATGCGCATTTCGCTGATATACCTACGCAGGGATGTTTTTGGCAGGTTTTTATTGCTGGTACTGTAATTCTCCGTTGCTACCGCAATACTGGCCTTAGCTATATCAATTGGTGGGATGTCGAAGAAATCGTAATGCAATATCTCAAATAGTTTGTCATCGCCACTGTAAGGCGTATCTATTTCGGCAGCCAGGTAACGCAATATATTAGTGATCTTTTCCCCAAAAGGATCGGTCAGCACATCAATACGGCGGCGAGTATTTACGGCTATTTTTTTGCTATCCAGGTAATGCAGCAAGTCTTCGGCCTGGTTATGGTTTCGGTAAATGACAGCTATTTCTCCCGGCGGTGTGCCTTTGGCTATCAGCTTTTCTATTTGCCGGGCTATATCTACCAGTTCCTGGTCGGGATTAGCATATTCACGGATAACCGGCTCAATAACCTCCTCCATAAACCTTGGATGGGCAGCTTGCAGGTTCTTATCTAAATTTAACTGACTGGTTAAACGTTCGCGGTTGTTATCTATCAGCGAGCGCGAAATATCCAATATATGCTGATTGGAACGGTAGTTATGCTTCAGCACAATAGTTTTCAGCGTCGCTACGTAATCACCGGCAAAATCCAGGATGTTCTTCATGTTAGCACCCTGGAAACGAAAGATGGACTGGTCATCATCGCCCACTACAAATACGTTCGGTGTATCCCAATAGCTGATAATAAATTTCAGCAGTTCGTTCTGCGCACCACTGGTATCCTGAAACTCATCAACTAAAACATATTGGTAACGCTCCTGATAACGGCGTAAAATATCCTCGTTCTCGCGAAAGGCGTTCAGCACCCAAATAATCATGTCGTCGTAATCATAACGGCTTTGATTATTCATTTTTATCTGATAGTTCTTGTATTCGCCAACAGCAGCCAG of the Mucilaginibacter boryungensis genome contains:
- a CDS encoding DUF7010 family protein, which produces MSTNPPTKKQLEDLSSGLFLMAVFTTIWIIIAEANLMGRDQWATSGVFGVIILYFFISYNKLTKAAKSIPTEQIVEDTAAKKRDKKFYYILAAEGIAIFVMKNVLLNTGHDNLFMPFFALIVGLHFFPLARLYNRSFYNILGIWMCLMAILGFILIYKANVPAYMPASIIGIGCALATTTNGIRISRLGDILLEDV
- a CDS encoding ATP-dependent helicase; this translates as MQSTYQKYQQKFEEVLAGLNAEQLAAVNKMDGPVLVVAGPGTGKTQILAARIGKILLETDAQPNEILCLTYTDAGAVAMRKRLFEFIGPDAYRIHIHTFHAFCNEVIQENLEYFGKLSLEPLSDLESAMLFRELVDDFGSNHPLKRFTGDVYYDVPRLRSLFSTMKKENWNEAQITAAVNEYLQDIHLKDGFFYKRGNATKGIKPGDPNQKEIDKARDSMDKLLAAVGEYKNYQIKMNNQSRYDYDDMIIWVLNAFRENEDILRRYQERYQYVLVDEFQDTSGAQNELLKFIISYWDTPNVFVVGDDDQSIFRFQGANMKNILDFAGDYVATLKTIVLKHNYRSNQHILDISRSLIDNNRERLTSQLNLDKNLQAAHPRFMEEVIEPVIREYANPDQELVDIARQIEKLIAKGTPPGEIAVIYRNHNQAEDLLHYLDSKKIAVNTRRRIDVLTDPFGEKITNILRYLAAEIDTPYSGDDKLFEILHYDFFDIPPIDIAKASIAVATENYSTSNKNLPKTSLRRYISEMRMPSQIGMFDAPPNQEIKYLMRYIDDLLKDSVSVTLQEFFQQVINKMGVLKYIMKQPDKGKFMQMLTNFFDFLKGESRKNPEIKLSEFIGIIDLMKKNGIRLDLHQLIYSDNGVNFLTAHGSKGLEFEHVFMIGCNKKIWDSKGRNTGFSYPDTLMQAPANDIAEKEEARRLFYVSLTRAKQCLMVSYSAKDKKEKDQEASQFIGEILATTHLKVEYPKIQPDDMVDFYLTQFTEADKPKVQLLDTSYINQLLQNYTLSVTHLNNYLDCPLKFYFQCLIRVPSGKSPAATFGSAVHDALKRAFRKVKDKEDEFPPVDEFMQDFRNYIYRNRDAFTKEEFKRRLDYGDKILPAYYNLNIPYWNKITLVELPVKNLEIAGVPVKGNLDKVEFHGKDVTIVDYKTGKLKNAKDKFLRPGDDMSNGGDYWRQAVFYKLLIDNDRTKDWQVVSTVFDFVEPIAEGEYHKEKVIITPQDIEDVTAQITETYQKIMAHNFATGCGKKECDWCHFVRSNFEQPGSMLELAEGEEGDRD
- a CDS encoding M28 family metallopeptidase; amino-acid sequence: MKHKLLLLLPLVAIGLGKSAVAQTTIRQDAGIKQMCDEVSSQNIEAIVRKLVSFKTRNTLSDTTSKTEGIGAARNWIKSEMEKYAAASGGRMKVEFDAFTQPVSIRVDKPTVLKNVLAILKGTDPTDTRIYVVSGHYDSRVTDVMNANAVEPGAVDDASGTAVSMEICRVMAKRAFPATIIFMAVPGEEQGLNGSAHMAKRAKDEKWNVDAMLNNDIVGNTHGQDNDLKDNTHLRVFSEGIPTIDGAGRGMDSLALRRANAAITSLINNGGENDSPSRELARYIKETAERYVDQLDIKLIYRRDRFLRGGDHTSFQQQGFTAIRFTEMNEDFTHQHQDLRTEKGIVYGDLPEFADYNYIQKVARANLSVLANLASAPAAPANVGVTTSGLTNNTTLKWEAPKQGKKPAGYYILMRETINPYWEKKFYVTGNEVTLDYSKDNYFFAVQSVDAEGHESLPIYPKPVR
- a CDS encoding ABC transporter permease translates to MKGFILSLQSEFYKSRKTLGFWSAIILPVLISLLIFLVMYNNAPKLSRLPGMMLWRAYSGAIINVMGILLPFFVIFIAYSINSIEHKADTWKTLFSLPISKWAIYAAKYFYTVFLIFVCLLLFLLFTIGTGDLLGMMKPELRFADFHMEWALAQVFFKLFLASLGILSIQFLLSLVWADFLKPMGIGFVCTISGMFMAGLDWQYAYLLPYSHPMSALKSMMPHVKGKGPSLKAEYIVEIFTKELYVGLVVAVIVFITGYYIVQRKSVK